Proteins encoded by one window of Clostridium bornimense:
- the rpiB gene encoding ribose 5-phosphate isomerase B, with translation MKVALGCDHGGYHLKNDIIKHLESKNIEIKDFGTYSTESCDYPDYALKVAEEVASKNYDFGILICGTGIGISIAANKVPGIRAALCSDTFSAHATREHNNANILALGARVVGPGLALDIVDTFLNAKFEGDRHINRIDKISQIEKKYNA, from the coding sequence ATGAAGGTAGCATTAGGTTGTGACCATGGTGGATATCATTTAAAAAATGATATAATAAAACACTTGGAAAGTAAAAATATCGAAATTAAAGATTTTGGAACGTATAGCACAGAATCTTGCGACTATCCTGATTACGCATTAAAAGTTGCAGAAGAGGTAGCAAGTAAAAATTATGATTTTGGAATTTTAATTTGTGGAACAGGGATAGGAATATCAATAGCAGCCAATAAGGTGCCAGGAATAAGAGCAGCATTATGCTCAGATACATTTTCAGCTCATGCTACAAGAGAGCATAATAATGCTAACATATTAGCATTAGGAGCTAGAGTAGTGGGACCAGGTTTAGCATTAGATATAGTAGATACATTTTTAAATGCTAAATTCGAAGGAGATAGACATATCAACAGAATTGATAAAATTTCACAAATAGAAAAAAAGTATAATGCCTAG
- a CDS encoding L-threonylcarbamoyladenylate synthase, producing MDTKIIILDENNIDEKLIKSAGDAIRNGKLVAFPTETVYGLGANALDEEAVKNIYIAKGRPSDNPLIVHISKVEDVDLVAKEVPAVAREIMDKYWPGPITIILPKRPEIPYVTSGGLESVGVRLPSEEIARKVIDAATVPVAAPSANLSGKPSPTNVERVIEDLQDRVDYIIGGKSSVIGLESTVIDCTIYPPCILRPGAITLEDLKNIDENIYMDKGIESNNTNEGIKPKAPGMKYRHYAPKAAVKIVSGNANKVIEEISSILEREEKLGKKIGIIATDETINKYSTSIVISLGSRKNLYEIGKNIFESLRKLDDLEVDMILCEGIEEKGYGVAIMNRLKKAATFDIIEVY from the coding sequence ATGGATACAAAAATTATTATTTTAGATGAAAACAATATTGATGAGAAATTAATTAAATCGGCAGGAGATGCTATTAGAAACGGTAAACTTGTAGCATTTCCAACGGAAACGGTATATGGATTAGGTGCAAATGCATTAGATGAAGAAGCTGTTAAAAATATTTACATAGCAAAAGGACGTCCTTCAGATAATCCATTGATAGTCCATATTTCAAAAGTAGAAGATGTTGATTTAGTTGCTAAAGAAGTACCGGCAGTGGCAAGAGAAATAATGGATAAATATTGGCCGGGTCCTATTACAATAATATTACCCAAAAGACCAGAGATTCCATATGTAACTTCAGGAGGGTTAGAATCAGTTGGTGTTAGATTGCCATCTGAAGAGATTGCAAGAAAGGTAATAGATGCTGCTACAGTACCAGTAGCGGCACCTTCTGCTAACTTGTCTGGTAAACCTAGTCCAACTAATGTAGAGAGAGTTATAGAGGATTTACAAGATAGGGTGGATTACATAATTGGTGGAAAGTCATCTGTTATTGGATTAGAGTCAACAGTTATTGATTGTACAATATATCCACCATGTATATTGAGGCCTGGAGCTATAACGTTAGAAGACTTAAAAAATATTGATGAAAATATTTATATGGATAAAGGAATTGAGTCTAATAATACAAATGAAGGAATTAAGCCAAAAGCACCAGGAATGAAATATAGACACTATGCTCCTAAAGCGGCAGTAAAAATCGTTTCAGGTAATGCAAATAAAGTTATAGAAGAGATATCTTCAATTTTAGAAAGAGAAGAAAAGTTAGGTAAGAAGATAGGTATTATTGCCACTGATGAGACAATAAATAAATATAGTACATCTATAGTTATTTCTCTTGGAAGTAGAAAAAATTTATATGAAATAGGGAAAAATATCTTTGAATCATTAAGGAAACTTGACGATTTAGAAGTAGATATGATTTTATGTGAAGGTATAGAGGAAAAAGGATATGGTGTTGCAATAATGAATAGGTTAAAAAAAGCGGCGACTTTTGATATAATAGAAGTATATTAA
- a CDS encoding ZIP family metal transporter, which translates to MEEKVIYTILLAVTISFLGMLIGTLIGVMMKKPSNRLLSNTLCFGSGFMFILVFADLIPEALEWNVMGTLTISLVSIFILFLLDYYFSGNTNNHKKVAIFMAAGIMLHNFPEGLIMGVGFMTNDALGIKMSMMIGLHEIPEAMTLTAPMMAAKMKKKNIIISTLATFIPSVLGIFIGVIFSSISKSFMGSALALASGVMAYVVFLEMLPEASKLYKGKDSYVYFIIGTILASIIVILL; encoded by the coding sequence ATGGAAGAGAAAGTTATATATACAATATTATTAGCGGTGACGATATCTTTCCTAGGTATGTTAATTGGAACATTAATAGGAGTAATGATGAAGAAGCCTTCTAATAGATTACTATCAAATACATTGTGTTTTGGTAGTGGATTTATGTTCATATTGGTTTTTGCAGATTTAATACCTGAAGCTTTAGAATGGAATGTTATGGGGACATTAACAATATCTTTAGTATCTATATTTATTCTTTTTTTATTAGATTATTATTTTTCTGGGAATACTAATAATCATAAGAAAGTAGCAATATTTATGGCTGCAGGTATAATGTTACATAATTTTCCTGAAGGCTTAATTATGGGAGTAGGATTTATGACTAACGATGCTTTAGGTATTAAGATGTCAATGATGATAGGACTTCATGAAATTCCAGAAGCAATGACATTAACAGCTCCTATGATGGCTGCAAAGATGAAAAAGAAGAATATTATTATAAGTACTTTAGCTACATTTATTCCGTCAGTATTAGGTATTTTTATAGGTGTAATTTTTTCATCAATATCTAAGAGTTTTATGGGAAGTGCTTTAGCATTAGCATCTGGTGTAATGGCATATGTAGTATTTTTAGAAATGTTACCGGAAGCTTCTAAACTATATAAAGGAAAAGATTCATATGTTTATTTTATTATAGGAACTATTTTAGCTTCTATAATTGTAATATTATTATAG